Proteins encoded by one window of Salvia splendens isolate huo1 chromosome 14, SspV2, whole genome shotgun sequence:
- the LOC121765905 gene encoding vesicle transport protein GOT1-like, translating to MMSFEMNDRKKIGLGLTGFGVFFSFLGIIFFFDKGLLAMGNILFFSGVTLTIGLKSSAQFFMKRSNFKGTISFGVGFFLVIIGWPILGMIVEAYGFIVLFSGFWPTLAVFLQKMPIIGWLFQQPFVRSFVDRYRGKRVPV from the exons ATGATGTCCTTCGAGATGAACGATCGTAAAA AAATTGGACTTGGTTTGACGGGGTTCGGAGTGTTCTTTTCATTTCTTGGGATCATTTTCTTCTTTGATAAAGGTCTACTTGCAATGGGAAAT ATCCTTTTCTTCTCAGGCGTGACATTAACCATTGGGCTCAAGTCTTCTGCCCAGTTCTTTATGAAGCGTTCGAATTTCAAG GGAACAATTTCTTTTGGTGTTGGCTTCTTCTTGGTTATCATTGGATGGCCTATCTTAGGCATGATAGTTGAGGCTTATGGATTTATTGTGCTCTTCAG TGGCTTCTGGCCGACACTGGCTGTATTTCTGCAGAAGATGCCTATTATCGGATGGTTGTTCCAGCAACCTTTTGTGAGATCG